Proteins from a single region of Pseudomonas quebecensis:
- a CDS encoding phospholipase D-like domain-containing protein — protein MSVFLKLRIMGLAGVLISPLAQADFSIPGFELVHTVPVDTTLGTDDLREPGPVWIELFDGARSRIDIGQFYAADHPGSVMDRVIERLEAAGKRGVKIRFLLEEKGLRLSDAATLQRLRAIPNLTFRVLPYAQVSGGIIHAKYMIVDGQQAFVGSQNFDWRSLEHIHETGLRISDATVVGQVQAIFEQDWQAQQALAEHRTVPLPATGQLPARTGNYLVASPQRYNPPGVGDSQLELPRLLAEAKKEIRVQLLDYAPLSYGPDNTRPYYAVIDNALRAAAARGVAIKLMVSDWNTDALELPYLKSLAVLPNVKVKIVTLPQAKEGFIPYARVIHSKTLEIDGQVAWVGTSNWLGGYLDNSRNLEVVMRNEAMASRVGDLHRQLWDGPYARALNATDEYPEPHPGQH, from the coding sequence ATGTCTGTTTTCTTGAAATTGCGCATCATGGGCCTGGCCGGCGTACTGATCAGTCCGCTGGCCCAGGCGGACTTTTCGATTCCGGGCTTCGAACTGGTGCACACCGTGCCGGTGGACACCACCCTGGGCACCGACGATCTGCGCGAGCCCGGGCCGGTGTGGATCGAACTGTTCGACGGTGCCAGGAGCCGCATCGATATCGGCCAGTTCTATGCCGCCGATCATCCGGGCTCCGTGATGGATCGCGTGATCGAACGCCTGGAAGCAGCCGGCAAACGCGGTGTGAAAATACGTTTTCTGCTGGAAGAAAAGGGCCTGCGTTTGTCGGACGCCGCCACACTGCAGCGCTTGCGCGCCATCCCCAACCTGACGTTCCGCGTACTGCCTTACGCGCAAGTGAGTGGCGGCATCATCCACGCCAAGTACATGATCGTGGACGGTCAACAAGCGTTTGTCGGCAGCCAGAATTTCGACTGGCGCTCCCTGGAACATATCCATGAAACGGGCTTGCGCATCAGCGATGCCACGGTGGTGGGCCAGGTACAGGCGATTTTCGAACAGGATTGGCAAGCCCAGCAGGCACTGGCCGAACACCGGACGGTGCCCCTGCCGGCGACCGGCCAGCTGCCGGCGCGTACGGGTAACTACCTGGTTGCCAGCCCGCAACGTTACAACCCGCCCGGAGTGGGTGACTCCCAACTGGAACTGCCGCGTCTGCTGGCGGAGGCGAAAAAAGAGATACGCGTGCAATTGCTCGACTACGCACCGCTGTCCTACGGGCCGGACAACACGCGCCCCTATTACGCAGTCATCGACAACGCCCTGCGCGCCGCCGCAGCGCGTGGCGTGGCGATCAAGCTGATGGTGTCCGACTGGAACACCGACGCGCTGGAACTGCCCTATCTGAAAAGCCTGGCAGTGCTGCCCAATGTGAAGGTCAAAATCGTCACACTGCCCCAGGCCAAAGAAGGATTTATCCCCTATGCACGGGTGATCCACAGCAAGACCCTGGAGATCGATGGGCAGGTCGCGTGGGTGGGCACCAGCAATTGGCTGGGCGGCTATCTGGATAATTCGCGCAACCTGGAGGTGGTGATGCGCAACGAAGCGATGGCCAGCCGCGTAGGGGATTTGCACCGGCAATTGTGGGACGGACCCTATGCCAGAGCCCTCAACGCTACCGATGAATACCCCGAGCCGCATCCTGGCCAGCATTGA
- a CDS encoding dipeptidase, producing MHFPLKQIVAASLFAASLTAVTTPAFANITAEQSTAILKQFGETPASDFRGFLATLAKGDVGKTADVGPAINAFLSNKTLSADQQNEINRLLGIYTRVKYGKAALETLRELVEIPTFNVDGVPQYKNPEFLKIADKIQALAKAFNLNFRNVDNRVYEISLEGSGDEVVGIHAHADVVPVTPENWVLKDGTKLDPFKVTLIGDRMYGRGTEDDKNGIVVAMYAMKVIKEEKLPLARHFKLLVDTTEETSGDAIPYYFEHNPTPQYNLALDGGYPVVIAEKGYGTVMASFPRRKGEGNGAEIIAMTGGMATNQIPSASVATLVTDQPAELAASLQKAGAEYAKRNGGDFEVAAKVEGKDVKLTVTGVSAHSSEPESGVNPVARMLELIHSVDGKIALKHNHITDAAHYASDNWGLDYLGGKLGVGFADDFMGPLTTSLTFVGQDEKAFKLAVNLRVPKGKAPETLKKQIADKLSAWDKNSNVAVDFTYSIAEPMYRNPEGEWVKALLAVATENLGMEHKFGTSAGATSVHELPNGVQFGLARPEVKYTGHTDNEFKTVDQFLLDLQIVTEMMGRVGQLPKL from the coding sequence ATGCACTTTCCACTCAAGCAAATCGTGGCTGCCAGTCTGTTCGCGGCCAGCCTTACGGCCGTTACCACACCCGCTTTCGCGAACATCACCGCTGAGCAAAGCACGGCGATTCTCAAGCAATTCGGCGAAACGCCGGCCAGCGATTTCCGCGGTTTCCTCGCCACCCTGGCCAAGGGCGATGTGGGTAAAACCGCCGATGTAGGCCCGGCAATCAACGCCTTTCTCTCCAACAAAACCCTGAGTGCCGACCAGCAGAACGAAATCAACCGTTTGCTGGGTATTTACACCAGGGTCAAATACGGCAAGGCCGCGCTGGAGACGCTGCGCGAGCTGGTGGAAATCCCAACGTTCAACGTCGACGGTGTGCCGCAGTACAAGAACCCGGAATTCCTCAAAATCGCCGATAAGATCCAGGCCCTCGCCAAAGCCTTCAATCTGAATTTCCGTAACGTCGACAACCGCGTATACGAAATTTCTTTGGAAGGCAGCGGCGATGAAGTAGTCGGCATCCATGCCCACGCCGACGTGGTGCCGGTGACTCCGGAAAATTGGGTGCTCAAAGATGGCACCAAGCTCGACCCGTTCAAAGTCACGCTGATCGGCGACCGCATGTATGGCCGCGGCACCGAGGATGATAAGAACGGCATTGTGGTGGCGATGTATGCCATGAAGGTGATCAAGGAAGAGAAGCTGCCGCTGGCACGCCACTTTAAACTGTTGGTGGACACCACCGAGGAGACCTCCGGCGACGCCATCCCGTATTACTTCGAACACAACCCGACCCCGCAGTACAACCTGGCGCTGGATGGCGGTTACCCGGTGGTGATTGCCGAGAAAGGCTACGGCACGGTCATGGCGTCTTTCCCGCGTCGCAAAGGCGAAGGCAACGGCGCGGAAATCATCGCGATGACCGGCGGCATGGCCACCAACCAGATTCCGTCGGCGTCGGTTGCCACGCTGGTCACCGACCAGCCTGCCGAACTGGCGGCGAGCCTGCAGAAAGCCGGCGCGGAGTATGCCAAGCGCAACGGCGGCGACTTCGAGGTGGCCGCCAAGGTCGAGGGCAAGGATGTGAAACTGACCGTCACCGGCGTGTCGGCGCACTCGTCCGAGCCGGAGTCGGGCGTCAACCCGGTGGCGCGCATGCTGGAGCTGATCCACAGCGTCGACGGCAAGATTGCCCTCAAGCACAACCACATCACCGATGCTGCGCACTATGCGTCCGACAATTGGGGCCTGGATTACTTGGGCGGCAAATTGGGCGTCGGCTTCGCAGACGACTTTATGGGTCCGTTGACTACCTCGCTGACGTTTGTCGGCCAGGACGAAAAAGCCTTCAAACTGGCGGTGAACCTGCGCGTGCCGAAGGGCAAGGCACCAGAAACGCTGAAAAAACAAATCGCCGACAAACTGAGCGCGTGGGACAAGAACAGTAACGTCGCGGTGGATTTCACTTATTCGATTGCCGAGCCGATGTACCGCAACCCGGAAGGCGAATGGGTGAAAGCGCTGCTGGCGGTCGCCACTGAAAACCTGGGCATGGAGCACAAATTCGGCACGTCGGCCGGTGCGACCTCGGTGCATGAGTTGCCCAACGGCGTGCAATTCGGCCTGGCGCGTCCGGAAGTTAAATACACAGGGCACACCGACAACGAATTCAAGACGGTCGATCAGTTCTTGCTGGACTTGCAGATCGTGACCGAAATGATGGGCCGCGTCGGACAATTGCCTAAGCTCTGA
- a CDS encoding alpha/beta fold hydrolase, with product MPVAVIDGQALHYLDQGSGPVVLLGSSYLWSLDMWAPQIEALSQQYRVIVPELWGHGDSGPLPSQTHSLDDLARQGLALLDHLDIPRVNLAGLSVGGMWGARLALLAPERVNSLVLMDTYLGAEPEATRQYYFSLFKMIEEAGAIPEPLLDVIAPIFFRPGIDRESALYRNFRESLQTFPRERLLDSIVPLGRAIFSREDILSQLPQLDSDTTLVMCGEQDTPRAPAESEEMADLIGCSVILIPHAGHISSRENPEFVNEALLTFLANHA from the coding sequence ATGCCTGTTGCCGTGATTGATGGACAAGCGCTGCATTATCTCGACCAGGGCTCGGGGCCCGTCGTCCTGCTGGGGTCCAGTTACCTGTGGAGCCTCGACATGTGGGCGCCGCAGATCGAAGCCCTGTCGCAACAGTACCGCGTGATCGTGCCCGAGCTATGGGGCCATGGCGATTCCGGGCCATTGCCCTCTCAAACCCATTCCCTCGACGACCTCGCGCGCCAGGGCTTGGCACTGCTGGACCACCTGGACATCCCACGCGTCAACCTGGCGGGCCTGTCGGTCGGCGGCATGTGGGGCGCGCGCCTGGCATTGCTGGCCCCTGAGCGCGTCAACAGCCTGGTGCTGATGGACACCTACCTGGGCGCCGAGCCCGAGGCCACGCGCCAATACTATTTCTCGTTGTTCAAGATGATCGAAGAAGCCGGCGCCATTCCCGAGCCGTTGCTGGATGTAATCGCACCGATCTTCTTCCGTCCGGGTATCGATCGCGAATCAGCGCTGTACCGCAATTTTCGCGAGTCGCTGCAAACGTTTCCCAGGGAGCGCCTGCTGGACAGCATCGTGCCGCTGGGTCGAGCGATCTTCAGTCGCGAGGATATTCTCAGCCAGTTACCGCAGCTGGACAGTGACACCACGCTGGTCATGTGTGGTGAGCAGGACACGCCGCGCGCCCCGGCGGAGTCTGAAGAAATGGCCGATCTGATCGGTTGCAGCGTGATCCTGATTCCGCACGCCGGGCATATCTCTTCGCGGGAAAACCCGGAGTTCGTCAACGAAGCGCTGCTGACCTTCCTCGCCAACCACGCCTGA
- a CDS encoding methyl-accepting chemotaxis protein — protein sequence MEVDRRDEIGQLMQAMQQMSSGLSHMVSGLQAGIEQLASSAHSLSSVTEQTNVEVSSQKEETEQVATAMNQMTATVHDVARNAEEAAQAAQTADEKVDSGQQVVRQSLQRIELLATSSTGASASIESLSAEIQHIGTVLSVIKSVAEQTNLLALNAAIEAARAGEQGRGFAVVADEVRALAKRTQQSTEEIERLVSTLRSAAQASVQQIQHSGELVKLAVSDALETESALGSIAVAVSLIQQMNQQIAAAAEQQSSVAEEINRSVTSIRASADQSALSMQGNAVSSIQLARLGAELKGMVGHFRL from the coding sequence ATGGAGGTCGACCGCCGCGATGAAATCGGCCAACTGATGCAGGCCATGCAACAGATGAGCAGTGGGTTGAGCCACATGGTCAGTGGGCTGCAGGCTGGTATCGAACAATTGGCCAGCTCCGCGCATTCGTTGTCCAGCGTTACCGAACAGACCAACGTCGAGGTCAGCAGCCAGAAGGAAGAGACCGAGCAGGTTGCCACGGCGATGAACCAGATGACCGCTACCGTGCATGATGTGGCACGCAACGCCGAAGAGGCAGCGCAGGCTGCCCAGACCGCTGATGAAAAAGTCGACAGTGGACAGCAGGTGGTGCGCCAGAGTTTGCAGCGCATCGAATTACTGGCCACCTCCAGCACCGGGGCCAGCGCCAGCATCGAAAGCCTGAGTGCAGAGATCCAGCACATCGGCACAGTGTTGAGTGTGATCAAAAGTGTGGCCGAGCAGACCAACCTGCTGGCGTTGAACGCCGCCATCGAGGCCGCGCGCGCGGGCGAACAGGGCCGGGGGTTCGCGGTGGTGGCCGACGAAGTACGGGCGCTGGCCAAGCGTACACAGCAATCGACGGAAGAGATCGAGCGGCTGGTCAGCACCTTGCGCAGCGCCGCGCAGGCATCGGTGCAGCAGATTCAACACAGTGGCGAGTTGGTGAAGCTGGCGGTCAGCGATGCGTTGGAAACCGAAAGCGCCCTGGGCAGCATCGCGGTGGCGGTGTCGCTGATCCAGCAGATGAACCAGCAGATCGCCGCCGCCGCCGAGCAGCAGAGCTCGGTGGCCGAAGAGATCAACCGCAGTGTCACCAGCATTCGTGCGAGTGCCGATCAATCGGCGTTGAGCATGCAGGGTAACGCCGTGTCGAGCATCCAGTTGGCGCGGTTGGGCGCCGAACTCAAGGGGATGGTCGGGCACTTTCGGCTTTGA